The Lysobacter sp. genome includes a window with the following:
- a CDS encoding winged helix-turn-helix transcriptional regulator, translated as MIELQPPTPTRAPLDLVFQALADPTRRAMLTDLGVHERSVGELAAPHRISLAAASKHIKTLERAGLVKRTVRGRTHLCALDAAPLADADVWLRQYAQFWRTSLDALDALLRSEDTALLADPEQEPTS; from the coding sequence ATGATTGAACTTCAGCCGCCAACCCCCACCCGTGCCCCCCTCGATCTGGTGTTCCAGGCACTGGCTGACCCTACCCGCCGAGCGATGCTCACCGACCTCGGCGTCCACGAGCGCAGCGTCGGCGAGCTGGCCGCTCCGCACCGGATCAGCCTTGCCGCGGCGTCCAAGCACATCAAGACCCTTGAACGCGCCGGGCTCGTAAAGCGGACCGTCCGGGGCCGCACTCATCTGTGCGCGCTGGACGCTGCGCCGCTCGCCGACGCGGACGTCTGGCTGCGCCAGTACGCCCAGTTCTGGCGCACCAGCCTCGATGCTCTCGACGCACTGCTGCGCAGCGAAGACACCGCACTTCTCGCCGACCCCGAACAGGAGCCCACTTCATGA
- the ftsW gene encoding putative lipid II flippase FtsW, translating to MATWLSLPRFGLGQQATRLDALPGRYDPWLLGASIALACLGVVMVASSSIAIGEGLDVGPYYFLIKHLMFLVFGVGVAGVLMRTELKSIEQQDRLMLVLCFVLLILVFVPGIGKTVNGARRWLNFGIMGFQAVEAVKLMYIVWLASYLVRFRDEVNATWGAMLKPLGVAVALVGLLILQPDFGSLSLILSITAGMLILGGVHMPRMFGPVLVGLPVLAIIAIAEPYRVSRLTSFLDPWKDPFNTGYQLTNALMAVGRGEWFGVGLGGSVQKLAYLPEAHTDFILAVIAEELGFAGVCMVIALYGLLVGRAFWIGLKCVEMRRHFAGYCAFGIALWVALQSFVSIGVNLGMLPTKGLTLPLISYGGSSVLGTCAALGLLLRISYELDRAERQVARLRGEAAQVSAQTYAGAPPSTAQPVVAANGSALGNTVRGTSRLRDRIEPTFGRNA from the coding sequence ATGGCGACCTGGCTTTCCCTTCCGCGCTTCGGCCTTGGCCAACAGGCCACGCGTCTCGACGCGTTGCCCGGCCGCTACGACCCGTGGCTGCTCGGCGCGTCGATCGCATTGGCCTGCCTCGGCGTGGTCATGGTCGCGTCCAGCTCGATCGCGATCGGCGAGGGTCTCGATGTCGGCCCGTACTATTTCCTCATCAAGCATCTGATGTTCCTGGTGTTCGGGGTCGGCGTGGCCGGCGTTCTGATGCGTACCGAACTCAAGAGCATCGAACAGCAGGATCGCCTGATGCTGGTGTTGTGCTTCGTATTGCTGATCCTCGTGTTCGTCCCCGGCATCGGCAAGACCGTCAATGGCGCCCGGCGCTGGTTGAACTTCGGGATCATGGGGTTCCAGGCGGTGGAAGCCGTGAAGCTCATGTATATCGTGTGGCTCGCCAGTTATCTGGTGCGGTTCCGCGACGAAGTCAACGCGACCTGGGGCGCGATGCTCAAGCCGCTGGGCGTGGCGGTGGCGTTGGTCGGCTTGTTGATCCTGCAACCGGATTTCGGTTCGCTGTCGCTGATCCTGTCGATCACGGCCGGCATGCTCATCCTCGGTGGCGTGCACATGCCGCGGATGTTCGGCCCGGTGCTGGTCGGTTTGCCGGTGCTGGCGATCATCGCGATCGCCGAGCCCTACCGCGTCAGTCGCCTGACCTCGTTCCTGGATCCGTGGAAGGACCCCTTCAACACCGGCTATCAGCTGACCAATGCGTTGATGGCGGTCGGTCGCGGCGAATGGTTCGGCGTCGGTCTCGGTGGTTCGGTGCAGAAGCTGGCGTATCTGCCGGAAGCGCATACCGACTTCATCCTGGCGGTGATCGCCGAGGAGTTGGGCTTCGCGGGCGTCTGCATGGTGATCGCGCTGTACGGCCTGCTCGTCGGCCGCGCATTCTGGATCGGACTGAAATGCGTCGAAATGCGCCGCCATTTCGCGGGTTATTGCGCCTTCGGCATCGCGCTGTGGGTGGCGTTGCAGAGCTTCGTTTCGATCGGTGTGAATCTCGGGATGCTGCCGACCAAGGGATTGACGCTGCCGTTGATTTCCTACGGCGGTTCCAGCGTGCTCGGCACCTGCGCAGCGCTGGGCCTGCTGCTGCGGATTTCCTACGAACTCGATCGCGCCGAACGTCAGGTCGCGCGCCTGCGTGGCGAAGCGGCGCAGGTGTCGGCGCAGACCTATGCCGGTGCGCCGCCATCGACCGCGCAGCCGGTGGTCGCCGCGAACGGGTCCGCGTTGGGCAACACCGTGCGCGGCACCAGCCGCCTGCGCGACCGTATCGAACCGACGTTCGGGAGGAACGCATGA
- a CDS encoding phospho-N-acetylmuramoyl-pentapeptide-transferase, which translates to MLLELTRWLEQLQSLFGLFGYLTFRGILAALTSLALSLWWGPAIIARLAQLKGGQPIRKDGPQSHFSKAGTPTMGGALILLTVIASVMLWGDLRNRYVWLVLAVMVAYGCIGWWDDWIKIVKRDPNGMRSRTKYALQSVFGLAAGLFLYFTADAPAATTLYIPFFKEVALPLVGIGGTIFFVFIAYFWIVGFSNAVNLTDGLDGLAIMPTVLVACALGVFAYASGNAVFSGYLQIPPVPGAGELVIICAAIAGAGLGFLWFNTYPAMVFMGDIGALALGAVLGCIAVIVRQELVLVLMGGIFVIETLSVMIQVASFKLTGKRVFRMAPIHHHFELKGWPEPRVIVRFWIISVILVLVGLATLKVR; encoded by the coding sequence ATGTTGCTTGAACTGACGCGCTGGCTGGAACAACTGCAGAGTCTGTTCGGTCTGTTCGGCTATCTGACGTTTCGCGGCATTCTCGCGGCGCTGACCTCGCTCGCATTGTCCTTGTGGTGGGGCCCGGCGATCATCGCGCGGCTCGCCCAGCTCAAGGGCGGCCAGCCGATCCGCAAGGACGGCCCGCAATCGCATTTCTCCAAGGCCGGCACGCCGACGATGGGCGGCGCGTTGATCCTGCTGACGGTGATCGCATCGGTGATGCTCTGGGGCGACCTGCGCAACCGCTACGTGTGGCTGGTGTTGGCGGTGATGGTCGCGTACGGCTGCATCGGCTGGTGGGACGACTGGATCAAGATCGTCAAGCGCGATCCCAACGGCATGCGCTCGCGCACCAAGTACGCGCTGCAGTCGGTGTTCGGCCTCGCCGCCGGCCTGTTCCTGTATTTCACTGCGGATGCGCCAGCGGCGACCACGCTCTACATTCCGTTCTTCAAGGAAGTCGCACTGCCGCTGGTCGGAATCGGCGGCACGATCTTCTTCGTCTTCATCGCGTACTTCTGGATCGTGGGTTTCTCGAACGCGGTGAATCTCACCGACGGCCTCGACGGGCTCGCGATCATGCCGACGGTGCTGGTCGCCTGCGCGCTGGGCGTGTTCGCCTACGCCTCGGGCAACGCGGTGTTCTCCGGTTATCTGCAGATTCCACCGGTGCCCGGTGCGGGCGAGCTGGTGATCATCTGCGCCGCGATCGCCGGCGCGGGCCTCGGCTTCCTGTGGTTCAACACGTATCCGGCGATGGTGTTCATGGGCGACATCGGCGCGCTCGCGCTCGGCGCCGTGCTGGGCTGCATCGCGGTGATCGTGCGCCAGGAACTGGTGCTGGTGCTGATGGGCGGCATCTTCGTGATCGAGACGCTGTCGGTGATGATCCAGGTCGCGTCGTTCAAGCTCACCGGAAAACGCGTGTTCCGGATGGCGCCGATCCACCATCACTTCGAATTGAAGGGCTGGCCGGAGCCGCGCGTGATCGTGCGTTTCTGGATCATCTCGGTGATCCTCGTGCTGGTCGGTCTCGCGACGTTGAAGGTCCGCTGA
- the rsmH gene encoding 16S rRNA (cytosine(1402)-N(4))-methyltransferase RsmH produces the protein MYAQVLDGLRILEDGTYLDGTFGRGGHARGVLQRLGAGGRLLLMDKDPEAIRVAEHAFGADARVAIHRGSFIDLAGWGPAQQGLDGVLFDLGVSSPQLDVAERGFSFGKDGPLDMRMDPDSGESAAQWLARADEREIADVLWTYGEEKQSRRIARTIVARRGDTPLARTAQLADLIASVVPRGAQKIHPATRSFQAIRIYINRELEDLEQGLDAALAALKPGGRLVVISFHSLEDRIVKRFILKHAKAPPANRRMPVEIAFTPTLRIIGDMQKATDAELAVNPRARSAVLRVAEKLAGEEPHSQAAGAHASREARGAA, from the coding sequence ATGTACGCGCAGGTCCTGGACGGTCTGCGGATTCTGGAGGATGGAACCTATCTGGACGGCACGTTCGGGCGCGGCGGTCATGCGCGCGGTGTGCTGCAACGTTTGGGTGCTGGAGGTCGATTGCTGCTGATGGACAAGGATCCCGAAGCGATCCGCGTCGCCGAACACGCGTTCGGTGCGGACGCGCGCGTCGCGATCCATCGCGGCAGCTTCATCGATCTTGCCGGTTGGGGGCCCGCGCAGCAGGGTCTCGACGGTGTGCTGTTCGATCTGGGCGTGTCGTCGCCGCAGCTGGATGTCGCCGAGCGCGGTTTCAGCTTCGGCAAGGACGGTCCGCTCGACATGCGCATGGATCCCGACAGCGGCGAGAGCGCGGCGCAATGGCTGGCGCGCGCCGACGAGCGCGAAATCGCCGATGTGCTGTGGACCTACGGCGAAGAAAAACAGAGCCGCCGCATCGCCCGCACCATCGTCGCCCGTCGCGGCGACACGCCGCTGGCGCGGACCGCGCAGTTGGCCGATCTCATTGCCTCGGTTGTTCCGCGCGGGGCGCAGAAGATCCATCCTGCGACCCGCAGCTTCCAGGCGATCCGCATCTACATCAACCGCGAGCTCGAAGATCTCGAGCAGGGCCTCGATGCCGCGCTCGCCGCGCTCAAGCCCGGCGGCAGGCTCGTGGTGATCAGCTTCCATTCGCTGGAAGACCGCATCGTCAAGCGCTTCATCCTCAAACACGCCAAGGCGCCGCCGGCCAATCGCCGCATGCCGGTGGAGATCGCATTCACGCCGACCCTGCGGATCATCGGCGACATGCAGAAGGCGACCGACGCCGAGCTCGCGGTGAATCCGCGCGCACGCAGCGCGGTGCTGCGGGTGGCCGAAAAACTCGCCGGCGAAGAGCCGCATTCGCAAGCCGCTGGCGCGCACGCCTCCCGTGAAGCTCGGGGTGCGGCATGA
- a CDS encoding UDP-N-acetylmuramoyl-tripeptide--D-alanyl-D-alanine ligase, whose product MMPMTLARIAQAVNGRLVGEDSTVDMLVTDTRKLDADMPASALFVAIKGENFDGNDYVAQSASLGARAALVSRRVDVSMPQIVVADTERALADLAGTVQRARRTKVVAITGSNGKTSVKTLALAIFERAGITYATPGNRNNEIGMPLAVLDAPEDAEFAIYEMGTGKPGDIAYLTRIASPDFALVNNVAPAHLERMGSLLEIANTKAAVYDDLSAAGVAAINADDAFAPYFAERAHGHRLIRFGLEATADVTARAIALDAEGSRFMLVTPEGEAEIALAMPGRHNVSNALAAAALALGAGVALPVIAAGLNAAQPVAGRLNTHRLATGVTLIDDSYNANPGSLKAAIDTLASSGGERWLVLGDMRELGEDAASLHAEIGRRAKASGIARFYALGALSAAAAEAFGAGARTFDSHAAIAEALRADIDAFVESAPAMEAMRKEIAAEAAPAAAPVLRILIKGSRGSAMDRIVKDLLAKDLPKNAMHADIAGGRESHVA is encoded by the coding sequence ATGATGCCGATGACGCTCGCGCGGATCGCCCAGGCCGTGAACGGTCGCCTGGTCGGCGAGGATTCGACGGTGGACATGCTCGTCACCGATACCCGCAAGCTCGATGCGGACATGCCCGCATCGGCGCTGTTCGTCGCGATCAAGGGCGAAAACTTCGACGGCAACGATTACGTCGCGCAATCGGCGTCGCTCGGCGCGCGAGCAGCGCTGGTTTCCCGCCGGGTCGACGTGTCCATGCCGCAGATCGTGGTCGCCGATACCGAGCGCGCGCTGGCCGATCTCGCCGGTACGGTACAGCGCGCGCGCCGCACGAAAGTCGTCGCGATCACCGGCAGCAACGGCAAGACCAGCGTGAAGACACTGGCCCTGGCGATCTTCGAGCGCGCGGGCATCACCTACGCCACGCCGGGCAATCGCAACAACGAGATCGGCATGCCGCTCGCGGTGCTCGACGCGCCGGAAGATGCCGAGTTCGCGATCTACGAAATGGGCACGGGCAAGCCGGGCGACATCGCGTATCTCACCCGTATCGCCTCGCCCGATTTCGCCCTGGTCAACAACGTGGCGCCGGCGCATCTGGAACGCATGGGCAGCCTGCTGGAGATCGCGAATACGAAAGCGGCGGTCTACGACGATCTGTCGGCGGCCGGTGTCGCCGCGATCAATGCCGATGATGCCTTCGCCCCTTACTTTGCCGAACGCGCGCACGGCCACCGCCTGATCCGTTTCGGCCTTGAAGCGACCGCCGATGTGACTGCGCGTGCGATCGCGCTCGACGCCGAAGGCTCGCGCTTCATGCTGGTCACGCCGGAAGGCGAGGCGGAGATCGCACTGGCGATGCCGGGCCGCCACAACGTGTCGAATGCGCTGGCGGCGGCTGCGCTGGCGCTCGGTGCGGGAGTCGCATTGCCGGTCATCGCTGCGGGTTTGAACGCCGCGCAACCGGTCGCGGGCCGCTTGAACACGCATCGCCTTGCGACTGGCGTGACCTTGATCGACGACAGCTACAACGCCAATCCCGGGTCGTTGAAAGCGGCGATCGATACGTTGGCGTCGAGCGGCGGCGAGCGCTGGCTGGTGCTGGGCGACATGCGCGAACTCGGCGAGGACGCCGCGTCGCTGCACGCCGAGATCGGGCGCCGTGCCAAAGCATCTGGCATCGCCCGGTTCTATGCGCTGGGCGCGCTCAGCGCGGCAGCGGCGGAGGCGTTCGGCGCGGGTGCGCGGACGTTCGACAGTCATGCGGCCATCGCGGAAGCACTACGCGCCGATATCGATGCTTTTGTGGAAAGCGCCCCGGCGATGGAGGCGATGCGGAAAGAGATCGCGGCCGAAGCCGCTCCTGCAGCCGCTCCCGTACTGCGGATATTGATCAAAGGCTCGCGCGGAAGCGCGATGGACCGAATCGTGAAGGACCTGCTCGCAAAGGACTTGCCCAAGAACGCAATGCACGCGGACATCGCGGGCGGGAGAGAGTCGCATGTTGCTTGA
- the mraZ gene encoding division/cell wall cluster transcriptional repressor MraZ, with the protein MFQGETAITIDDKGRLAIPTSYRDLIARASEGRLVITYNPFEAGSLYLYPQSVWERVRDQVNALPRTKSVSRNLQLKLVGAATFVEPDGSGRIGIPSSHRSAVGIEKRAVLLGMGDKFELWSEQAHHAQIRTTLSDADLGEAMLDLQL; encoded by the coding sequence GTGTTCCAAGGTGAGACCGCCATCACGATCGACGACAAGGGCCGACTGGCGATTCCGACCAGCTATCGGGACCTGATCGCGCGTGCGTCCGAAGGCCGGCTGGTCATCACCTACAACCCGTTCGAGGCCGGCTCGCTCTACCTCTACCCGCAGTCGGTCTGGGAGCGGGTGCGGGATCAGGTCAACGCCCTGCCGCGCACCAAGAGCGTCAGCCGCAATCTCCAGCTCAAGCTGGTCGGCGCGGCGACCTTCGTCGAGCCCGACGGCAGCGGTCGCATCGGAATTCCCTCGAGCCACCGCAGCGCGGTGGGTATCGAAAAGCGCGCCGTGCTGTTGGGCATGGGCGACAAGTTCGAGCTGTGGAGCGAGCAGGCGCACCACGCGCAGATCCGCACGACGCTGAGCGACGCGGATCTGGGCGAGGCGATGCTCGATCTGCAACTGTGA
- a CDS encoding UDP-N-acetylmuramoyl-L-alanyl-D-glutamate--2,6-diaminopimelate ligase, translated as MSRRMRLAELLPDIAGIPAGLDITGLVQDSRAIEPGNAFVAIAGFGAHGLKFAAQAKQAGAAAILFEPPLPAEFDIAADAAVPMIAVPGLRARLGAMADAFHGAPSRTMTTVGVTGTNGKTSTVQLLAQAWTLRGRRAGSIGTLGAGLYGDVVPTGFTTPLVLQLHALLAQLRDAGADAVAMEVSSHALDQGRVEGVHFKVGMFTNLTRDHLDYHGTMDAYGAAKAGLFAWPGLDSAVLNLDDAFGRELHAGILAPVRVIGVSSRDAVDADLRADSIVLDLAGLSFELKIEGESHPVRSPLLGRFNVDNLLAVAGALCALGETPARIADTLSMLQPVNGRMNRLGGDGRLPLVVIDYAHTPDALEQALSSLRAHAAGRLVCVFGCGGDRDRGKRPQMAAIAEANADAVIVTDDNPRTEHGDAIVADIVAGFARPGAIRIERDRAAAIAQAIGAAGANDIVLIAGKGHEPYQEIDGVQYPFDDTGIARAALEARA; from the coding sequence ATGAGCCGTCGCATGCGCCTCGCCGAACTGTTGCCGGATATCGCTGGCATTCCCGCCGGTCTGGACATCACCGGCCTTGTCCAGGACAGTCGTGCGATCGAGCCCGGCAATGCGTTCGTGGCGATTGCGGGTTTCGGTGCGCACGGCTTGAAATTCGCCGCGCAGGCGAAGCAGGCGGGCGCGGCGGCGATCCTGTTCGAGCCACCGCTGCCCGCGGAGTTCGACATCGCTGCGGATGCGGCGGTGCCGATGATCGCCGTGCCCGGTCTGCGTGCGCGTCTCGGTGCGATGGCGGATGCGTTCCATGGCGCACCGTCGAGGACGATGACCACGGTCGGCGTGACCGGCACCAACGGCAAGACTTCGACCGTGCAGTTGTTGGCGCAGGCGTGGACGCTGCGTGGCCGCCGCGCCGGCAGCATCGGCACCCTGGGTGCGGGTCTGTACGGCGATGTCGTGCCGACCGGTTTCACCACGCCATTGGTGCTGCAGCTGCATGCGCTGCTCGCGCAATTGCGCGATGCCGGCGCCGATGCGGTCGCGATGGAAGTCAGCTCGCACGCGCTCGATCAGGGCCGCGTCGAGGGCGTGCATTTCAAGGTCGGCATGTTCACCAATCTGACCCGCGACCACCTCGACTACCACGGCACGATGGATGCCTACGGTGCAGCGAAGGCCGGATTGTTCGCGTGGCCGGGTCTGGATTCCGCCGTGCTGAATCTCGACGATGCCTTCGGCCGTGAACTGCATGCCGGTATCCTGGCCCCGGTGCGCGTCATCGGCGTCAGTTCGCGCGATGCCGTGGATGCGGATTTGCGCGCCGACAGCATCGTGCTCGATCTCGCCGGGCTGTCATTCGAGCTGAAGATCGAAGGCGAATCGCACCCGGTGCGCTCGCCGCTGCTCGGTCGTTTCAACGTCGACAACCTGTTGGCGGTGGCCGGTGCGCTGTGCGCGCTGGGAGAAACGCCGGCGCGGATCGCGGACACGCTGTCGATGCTGCAGCCGGTCAATGGCCGCATGAACCGTCTCGGCGGCGACGGCCGCTTGCCGTTGGTCGTGATCGACTACGCGCACACGCCCGATGCGCTGGAGCAGGCGCTGTCCAGCCTGCGTGCGCATGCGGCCGGTCGCCTGGTCTGCGTGTTCGGCTGCGGCGGCGACCGCGATCGCGGCAAACGTCCGCAGATGGCCGCCATCGCCGAAGCCAATGCCGATGCGGTGATCGTGACCGACGACAATCCGCGTACCGAACACGGCGACGCCATCGTCGCCGACATCGTCGCCGGGTTCGCACGCCCTGGCGCGATCAGGATTGAACGCGACCGCGCCGCCGCCATCGCGCAGGCGATCGGCGCGGCCGGCGCGAACGACATCGTGCTGATCGCCGGCAAGGGGCATGAGCCGTATCAGGAGATCGACGGCGTGCAGTATCCGTTCGACGACACCGGAATCGCCCGTGCGGCGCTGGAGGCGCGCGCATGA
- the ftsL gene encoding cell division protein FtsL, whose product MSLRVIVVVLILANLISAIGVVHARYRHRQLFVELSRLEKGRDELNIEFSRLQLEQATWAESNRVDQIARTRLGMKTPEPADIVVVRP is encoded by the coding sequence ATGAGCCTGCGCGTGATCGTCGTCGTGCTGATCCTGGCCAATCTGATCTCGGCGATCGGCGTGGTGCATGCGCGCTACCGCCATCGCCAGCTGTTCGTCGAACTGTCGCGGCTGGAGAAGGGGCGCGACGAGCTCAATATCGAATTCAGCCGGCTGCAACTGGAACAGGCGACCTGGGCCGAAAGCAATCGCGTCGACCAGATCGCGCGCACCCGCCTCGGCATGAAGACGCCCGAGCCGGCCGATATCGTGGTGGTGCGCCCATGA
- a CDS encoding sigma-70 family RNA polymerase sigma factor, with the protein MSDRALVDAVLAGTRGAFERLVREHQTVCWHIVLKLVRHPEDARDLCQDVFLRVHRCLHQYRYDSSLKTWIGRIAYTCALRHLERRRMALERELAGDDGADAIDAIDSGEDVHAQASQAQIDAIVQMQMRRLPPIQGLLLTLYHLDELTIPEITAMTGLPSGTVKSHLARARARLRDALAITLGERP; encoded by the coding sequence ATGTCGGACCGCGCGCTGGTGGATGCCGTCCTGGCCGGCACCCGGGGCGCATTCGAGCGACTGGTCCGCGAACATCAGACCGTGTGCTGGCACATTGTGCTCAAACTCGTGCGTCATCCTGAAGACGCCCGCGATCTGTGCCAGGACGTGTTCCTGCGCGTGCATCGTTGCCTGCATCAATACCGCTACGACAGTTCGCTGAAGACCTGGATCGGCCGTATCGCCTATACCTGTGCATTGCGACACCTCGAACGCCGGCGCATGGCGCTGGAGCGGGAACTGGCGGGCGACGATGGTGCGGACGCGATCGACGCGATCGACAGCGGTGAAGATGTGCACGCGCAGGCATCGCAAGCGCAGATCGACGCGATCGTGCAGATGCAGATGCGCAGGTTGCCGCCGATCCAGGGCCTGCTGCTGACGCTCTATCATCTCGACGAATTGACGATTCCCGAGATCACCGCCATGACCGGCTTGCCGTCCGGCACCGTCAAAAGCCATCTGGCGCGTGCCCGCGCCCGGCTTCGCGATGCTCTGGCCATCACTTTGGGAGAACGACCATGA
- a CDS encoding hemerythrin family protein, with protein MAFFEWSPSLSVGLETVDRQHRMLIGYINELSDAVDKGRGGPSLQKTLERLRNYTRVHFAYEEAMFKVYRYEDADDHSDAHHVFVRMIEDCERRHAKGEQNVGVELLDYLKRWLSEHILIEDRSYARVLVERGAN; from the coding sequence ATGGCATTTTTCGAGTGGTCGCCAAGCCTGTCTGTCGGGTTGGAAACGGTGGACCGCCAGCACCGCATGCTGATCGGCTACATCAACGAGCTGAGCGACGCCGTCGACAAGGGGCGCGGCGGTCCATCCCTGCAGAAAACGCTCGAGCGCCTGCGCAACTACACGCGGGTGCACTTCGCCTATGAAGAAGCGATGTTCAAGGTCTACAGGTACGAGGACGCCGACGACCACAGCGACGCGCATCATGTCTTCGTGCGGATGATCGAGGATTGCGAACGGCGCCACGCCAAAGGCGAGCAGAATGTGGGCGTCGAACTGCTCGACTATCTCAAGCGCTGGCTTTCCGAGCACATCCTGATCGAGGACAGGAGCTACGCAAGAGTGCTGGTCGAACGCGGAGCGAACTGA
- a CDS encoding penicillin-binding protein 2: protein MSAWFDTLRERLRRRSERRGPASRGRAQFNLRGRLMLVTGALGVCALALVARASYLQLVRNDFYQKQGDERFLREVAIPTSRGMITDRNGEPLAVSTPVESISANPKALLDAPERLPELAVALGTDVDTLTRKLTQRAGKEFVYLKRRINPAEARRVLALEIPGVSSQREYRRFYPQGEAIAHVLGFTDIDDRGQEGLELAFEDMLRGTPGMKRVIRDRRGRIVEEVDLVRPAEPGKNITLTIDRRIQFLAYRELKRAMLDTGATSGSAVVLDVASGEVLAMTNLPSFNPNAVSLGNRDAHRNRAVTDVIEPGSTMKPLTVAAAMEAGKITPTTIFNTNPGWIPNGKYRTTDTHNYGVLDTTGVIRKSSNVGAAKIAHMLPNKDFHAFLVRLGYGRSTGSGFPGESPGSLQKPERWSGTTKQTMSYGYGLSATPLQIAHAYATLGNGGRAIVPTFIKGETGEVTQVLDERIARDVLRMMQTVTEPGGTATQAAILGYHVAGKTGTARIIINGVYSRRYNAFFAGLVPVDNPRFAMAIVLKDPDPSTGYTGGLVSAPVFKNVMEGALRLMDVPPDDIETWLAAQAAADAKRTRQAGVAPPATAVARSMPAALVEAIDALPAAGGAR, encoded by the coding sequence ATGAGCGCCTGGTTCGACACCCTCCGCGAACGGTTGCGTCGACGCAGCGAGCGCCGCGGCCCGGCATCGCGCGGACGCGCCCAATTCAACCTGCGCGGTCGCCTGATGCTGGTGACCGGCGCGCTGGGCGTATGCGCGCTCGCGCTGGTCGCGCGCGCGTCGTACCTGCAGCTCGTGCGCAACGATTTCTACCAGAAGCAGGGCGACGAGCGCTTCCTGCGCGAAGTGGCGATCCCGACCTCGCGCGGCATGATCACCGATCGCAACGGCGAACCGTTGGCGGTGTCGACGCCGGTCGAATCGATCTCGGCGAATCCCAAGGCATTGCTGGATGCGCCGGAGCGGTTGCCGGAACTGGCGGTCGCACTGGGCACGGATGTCGATACGCTGACCCGCAAGCTGACCCAGCGCGCGGGCAAGGAATTCGTCTATCTCAAGCGCCGGATCAATCCGGCCGAGGCGCGTCGCGTCCTCGCGCTGGAGATTCCCGGCGTGTCCTCGCAGCGCGAATACCGTCGCTTCTACCCGCAGGGCGAAGCGATCGCGCACGTGCTCGGCTTCACCGATATCGACGACCGCGGCCAGGAAGGCCTGGAGCTCGCGTTCGAGGACATGCTGCGGGGCACGCCGGGCATGAAGCGTGTCATTCGCGATCGTCGCGGCCGGATCGTCGAGGAAGTGGATCTGGTCCGCCCGGCCGAACCGGGCAAGAACATCACCCTCACGATCGATCGTCGCATCCAGTTCCTCGCCTATCGCGAACTCAAGCGCGCGATGCTCGATACCGGCGCCACCAGCGGCTCGGCCGTGGTGCTGGATGTCGCCAGCGGCGAGGTGCTGGCGATGACGAACCTGCCGTCGTTCAATCCGAATGCCGTCAGCCTGGGCAATCGCGACGCGCACCGCAATCGCGCGGTGACCGATGTGATCGAACCGGGTTCGACGATGAAACCACTCACCGTGGCCGCGGCGATGGAAGCGGGCAAGATCACGCCGACGACGATCTTCAACACCAATCCCGGCTGGATTCCCAACGGCAAGTACCGCACCACCGATACCCACAACTACGGCGTGCTCGACACCACCGGGGTGATCCGCAAGAGCTCGAACGTGGGCGCGGCGAAGATCGCGCACATGCTGCCGAACAAGGATTTCCACGCATTCCTGGTGCGCCTTGGCTATGGCCGCAGCACCGGCAGCGGATTTCCGGGCGAAAGCCCCGGCAGTCTGCAGAAGCCCGAGCGCTGGAGCGGCACCACCAAGCAGACCATGTCCTACGGCTACGGACTGAGCGCGACGCCGCTGCAGATCGCGCACGCATACGCGACGCTGGGCAACGGCGGTCGTGCGATCGTGCCGACCTTCATCAAGGGCGAAACCGGGGAAGTCACGCAGGTGCTCGACGAACGCATCGCGCGGGACGTGCTGCGGATGATGCAGACCGTGACCGAACCGGGCGGCACCGCGACCCAGGCCGCGATCCTCGGCTATCACGTCGCCGGCAAGACCGGCACCGCGCGGATCATCATCAATGGCGTCTACTCGCGCCGCTACAACGCCTTTTTCGCGGGACTGGTGCCGGTCGACAACCCGCGCTTCGCGATGGCGATCGTGCTCAAGGACCCGGATCCCAGCACCGGTTATACCGGCGGCCTGGTGTCCGCGCCGGTGTTCAAGAACGTCATGGAAGGCGCGCTGCGCCTGATGGATGTGCCGCCGGACGACATCGAGACCTGGCTGGCGGCGCAGGCTGCCGCCGACGCGAAACGGACGCGTCAGGCGGGCGTCGCGCCACCGGCAACAGCGGTAGCCCGATCCATGCCCGCCGCACTGGTCGAAGCGATCGATGCGCTTCCCGCAGCGGGAGGCGCGCGATGA